A region of the Sinorhizobium arboris LMG 14919 genome:
AATTGGTCCAGGCCGGCGACGAAATTCATCTGTAGGACGCCCTCCCTGCCGAGGATGCGAATCGAATAATTGAGCGTGTGCGGTGCACTGAAGTCCTTGCCGAAGACCAGGTCGCGCGCCCAATGCATCGTGTGTGTGGCAAGGTCATAATGTGGCGGCGATGCCCATCCCACCAGCGTTATGGGGTCATATCCCCGCTTCTCGCGCTCGGTATTCGCTTCCGCCGTCGCCGCCTTCAGTTGGCTTAACAACTCGTCGAAGTCGGTCGTCAGCGCATCGGAATCGGAAACATAGCCGTCGTTCAGATAGTCGATCACCGAGCCCCACGCGCCTTCCGATTCCGGAGCGTATCTAGTTGGGAAAATCATTCCCAGATAGCCCTCGGCCGAATGTGGAGGGTTGCCCCAGAGATCGACGAGGACCTTCCGGGTATCTGCCGGGCCAAGGAAATAGAAGTCGTCCGGCACATTCAGCTTAGCGTTGGCGCCGGCAAGTGTGACGGGGCCCTGCTTGAAATCCAGCGACTCTACAATGGAAGCATATTCCGGCAGAAGGTTCGAAGGACCGCCGAACACTTCACGATAGGTCTTTGCCTGCGAACTCGCCGCAAAGATTGTGAAGATGTAAAATACTAAAACGAATCTTTTCATCCCGAGCCCCTGATTGAAACCAGAGCTTAGTCGAGTGCCGGGATGAAATGCAACCCTTGGGAGAATTTCCCGAGAGAGTTTACGCAACAGGAAAGTCGGCGTTCCCCGGAGCAGTACCTCAAAAATCCAGGTTTGGCGAGGCGATCGCTCTCGCGAGCAGAACTTCGTACTGGACCTTCGGCACGTCGACTGCGCCGAAAGACTTCAGGTGTTCGGTGGTGAACTGCGTGTCGAGGAGTTGAAAGCCCTTTGACCTCAACCGCTCCACCAGATGGACGAGGCAGATCTTGGAGGCGTCGGTGCGCCGCGAGAACATGCTCTCGCCGAAAAAGGCTGCGCCGAGTGAAACGCCGTAGAGGCCGCCAACGAGCGTGTCTCCCTCCCAGGCCTCGACGCTGTGCGCATGGCCCATCTTATGCAGCGCCGCATATAGCGAGCGGATCGTCTCGTTGATCCAGGTGGTGGGCCTGTCGGGCGCTGGCTGCGCGCACCCTTCGACGACTTCTGCGAATGCCGTATCGAAGCGAATTTCGAAGGGACGCCTGCGGATTGCCTTGGCGAGGCTGCGGGATATGTGAAACCGGTCCAGCGGAATGATGCCGCGAATCTCGGGCTCGACCCAGAAAAGTTCCGGATCGTCGGCCGAGTCGGCCATTGGAAAAAGACCGATTGAGTAGGCGCGCAACAACATGTCCGGCGTGATGTCCGGTTGTTTGCTGCGCGTCTCCTTCAATGTCGTATCCTATGCGGATGTTGCGGCCAGATGGTGCTCCAGCCAATGGATATCATAATCGCCGTTCGCGATATCCTGATTGTTGATCAGGTCCTGAAAAAGGGGAAGAGTTGTCTTGATACCGTCGATGACAAATTCGTCGAGCACACGGCGCAGCCGCATCATGCATTCGACGCGCGTCCGGCCGTGAACGATCAGCTTACCGATAAGGCTGTCATAGTAGGGGGGTATGCGATAGCCCTGATAAGCACCGCTGTCGACGCGCACACCAAGGCCGCCCGGAGCATGAAAATGCGTGATCGTGCCCGGGGAGGGGACGAAGGTACGCGGGTCCTCGGCATTGATGCGGCATTCGATGGCATGACCGGAGAAGACGATATCCTCCTGCTTGGCGGAGAGGCCGGCGCCGGACGCCACGCGGATCTGTTCGTGCACGAGGTCGATCCCGGTGATCGCTTCCGTAATCGGGTGCTCCACCTGCAGGCGCGTGTTCATTTCGATGAAGTAGAACTCGCCGTTCTCGTACAGGAATTCGATCGTGCCGGCGCCGCGATACTTCAGCTTCTTCATCGCGTCGGCGCAAATCTGACCAATCTTCATGCGTTGTTCGACGTTCAGGGCGGGGGAGTTGGCTTCTTCCCAGACCTTCTGGTGGCGGCGCTGCAGCGAGCAGTCGCGTTCACCGAGATGAATGGCATTGCCTTCGCCGTCCCCGACGACCTGGATTTCGATATGGCGCGGCTTGCCGAGGAACTTCTCCATATAGACGGCGTCGTTGCCGAACGCGGCCGCCGCTTCGGAGCGTGCCGTCGCAACCGCATGTTCGAGTTCCGCCTCGGTGCGGGCGACTTTCATGCCGCGGCCGCCACCACCCGCCGTGGCTTTGATCAGCACGGGGAATCCGATCTGGCGGGCAATCTCCAGGGCATTTTCCGGCTTCACTTCGCCGTCGGAGCCCGGAACGACCGGAATGCCGAGCTCCTCCGCCGTCTTCTTGGCGGTGATCTTGTCGCCCATGAGGCGGATGTGCTCGGCGGTCGGTCCGATGAACGTGATGCCGTGCGCTTCGAGAATCTCGGCGAACTTTGCATTCTCAGAGAGGAAGCCGTAACCCGGATGCACCGCATCCGCGCCGGTGATTTCGCAGGCGGCAACGATCTGATGGATGTTCAGATAGCTATCGCGTGAAGGTGGCGGGCCGATGCAGACGCTCTCGTCGGCAAGCCGCACATGCATGGCGTCGCTGTCGGCCGTGGAGTGCACGGCGACGGTCGCGATGCCGAGCTCCTTGCAGGCGCGCAGCACGCGCAAGGCAATTTCGCCGCGATTGGCAATGAGGATTTTCGAGATCATCGCCACCGTGCCTTACTCGATCACGATCAGGGGTTCGCCATATTCGACCGGGGCCGCGTCCTGCACGAGAATTTCCGTCACCTTGCCGGAGCGGGGGGCCGGAATCTGGTTCATCGTCTTCATTGCTTCGATGATCAGGATCGTCTGGCCTTCCTTTACCGCCGCGCCGACTTCGATGAAAGGACGCGAGCCCGGAGCCGGGGCGAGATAGGCCGTGCCGACCATGGGGGCCGTCACGGCGTTCTTGGCGTTGTGACCGCTTTCGGCGGCGGCCGCGTGGGGCGCAGCGGCCGGCTGGGCAGCCGCGATGGCCGGCGGTACCTGGTAGGCGGGCGTCGCCTGCATTGGCATAGCAACAGGCGTGCCGTTCCGCGAAACGCGGATACGCAGATCGTCCTGCTCCACTTCGATCTCGGTCAGGTCGGTATCGTTTAGGATATTGGCGAGGTCGCGAATTAGCGCCTGATCGATACCCGGTTTCTTTTCAGCCATGGATATGAGCCTCGTGTTCTTCTTATTTGGATTTTTCCGTCAGGTTCTTTAGCGCATGCAGCGCCAGAATGTAACTCTGTGCGCCGAAACCGCAGATAACGCCTTTGACGGCTGGCGCGACCATCGACTTGTGCCGGAATTCTTCGCGCGCATGAATGTTGGAAAGATGCAGTTCCACCACTGGGACTGTGATCGCCCGAACGGCATCGTGCATGGCGATAGAGGTATGTCCGTAGGCGGCGGGATTGATGGCGACGCCGACTGCCTTTTCGCCAGCCTCATGCAACCAGTCGACCAGCGTGCCTTCATGGTTCGACTGCCGAAAGTCGATTTCGAAGCCGAGGAGCTTTGCTTCCTCCTTGCACATGGCTTCGATGTCGGCGAGCGTCTTGCCGCCGTAGATACCCGGTTCACGCTTGCCGAGCGCGTTCAGGTTTGGGCCGTTCAGCACAAAGATAGTCGAAGGCATAAGGGATTCCGGTCCGGTGATGGAGGGTTACCTATAGACTGATGGTTCCCTGAGGAAAAGCCCCCTGGGTTTCCCCGGGGTTTGTCCACAAGTCGTGCTGTTCCGGTGGGGCAACGCCACCGGCGTACGTCCGACCGTCAGCAGACGGTCTTGCCGCACGCGCGCATGTTGGCGACCTTCTGTTCGATCTCGGGCGCCCCAACAGCGCCGAAGACCGCCTCGTTGCCGACGACATAGGAAGGCGTTCCGGTGATCCCGAGCTCATTGGCGAGCGTATAGGCTTCGCGCACCGAGGCATCATACGATCCGTCATCCATCTTCTCGCGCAACTGCGCTTCCGTCACGCCGAGCTTGGCGGCAACGGCGATCGCGGTTTCCTCCGTCGCGCGCTCCTCTGCCCCCAGCAGAGCGCGATGGAAATCGCCGTATTTCGCCGGTGCGATCACGCGGAAGGCTGCGCTGACCTTGTGGGCCGCGAGCGAATCCGGTCCGAGAATGGGAAGCTCTTTGAGAACGAAGCGTACGTTCTTGTCCTTGGCGAGGATGTCGTCCATGTCGGACAGAGCCCGTTTGCAGTAGCCGCAGTTGTAATCGAAGAACTCGACGATCGTCACGTCGCCATCCGGATTGCCGAGGGCTACGTCGTAGGCGGAGTTGAAGATTGCCTTCTTGTTGTCGGCGATTGCGGCCTGCGCGGATTCCTGCTGCTTGGCTCGCTGCTTTGAGGCGAGCGCTTCCTGCACCTCCAGCATGATTTCCGGATTGGCGAGCAGGTACTCTTTGATGAAGGCGCCGAGTTCTTCCTTCTGTTTGGCATCGAGCGCTGCCGCGGGACCTGGCAGCGCGACGCCGGCAGCAAGCGCGATCAGGGATGCTGCGGCGATCATCTTCATCTTGAGCGTCATTCTTTCCTCGTGGTCTGCTGTTCCATGTCTGTCGTCGCGTTCGTACACTCGGTCAATGCGCCAGTTTGAAGGCGACGACAAGTCCCGGCTTGCGCTGATTGGTTGAAACATACGGCGCGCCAGGGCGAAACGAAATGGCAAAATCGGCCGAATTGCGGCGTTCGCGGACTTGTGAAGCGGGGAGCGATGCGGCAAAGGGCAGAAAGGACGTCAAGAAACCCGTGAGGACCAGTCAGTTGGCACAGATGTCGAAACGCAGCGCAGTCGAGCCGTTCCACGCCATGGACGTGCTGGCAGAAGCCACGCGGCGGCGCGATTCCGGCTACCCGGTCATATCGATGGCCGTCGGTCAGCCTGCGCATCCGGCGCCGAAAGCAGCGCTCGATGCAGCGAGGCGGGCGCTCGATCACGGGCGGCTCGGCTATACCGACGCTTTGGGCACACTATCCTTGAAGAGGGCGATTGCCGGTCACTACCACAGTCGGCACGGCATCGCGCTTGATCCGCAGCGGATTGCAGTGACCACCGGATCGTCGGCCGGGTTCAATCTTGCTTTTCTCGCGCTCTTCGATCCGGGCGATCGCGTGGCCATCGCCCGTCCGGGCTATCCCGCTTACCGTAACATCATGGCCGCGCTCGGGCTCGAAGTGGTCGAGATCGAAGCAAATGCCGAGACAGGCTTCACCCTCACGCCGGACAGCCTCGAGCGCGCCGCAGCGCGTACCGGAAAACCCCTGAAGGGCGTGCTTCTGGCAAGCCCCGCGAACCCGACGGGAACGGTGACCGGCAAGG
Encoded here:
- a CDS encoding DUF2167 domain-containing protein; translation: MKRFVLVFYIFTIFAASSQAKTYREVFGGPSNLLPEYASIVESLDFKQGPVTLAGANAKLNVPDDFYFLGPADTRKVLVDLWGNPPHSAEGYLGMIFPTRYAPESEGAWGSVIDYLNDGYVSDSDALTTDFDELLSQLKAATAEANTEREKRGYDPITLVGWASPPHYDLATHTMHWARDLVFGKDFSAPHTLNYSIRILGREGVLQMNFVAGLDQLEEIKAGLPSVTEMVRFDAGKAYADFQEGDKVAAYGMAGLIAAGAGAKIAAKAGLLALALAFLKKGGFLIVLAGAAIAQFLRGLLGRKTPPAA
- the aat gene encoding leucyl/phenylalanyl-tRNA--protein transferase, with the protein product MKETRSKQPDITPDMLLRAYSIGLFPMADSADDPELFWVEPEIRGIIPLDRFHISRSLAKAIRRRPFEIRFDTAFAEVVEGCAQPAPDRPTTWINETIRSLYAALHKMGHAHSVEAWEGDTLVGGLYGVSLGAAFFGESMFSRRTDASKICLVHLVERLRSKGFQLLDTQFTTEHLKSFGAVDVPKVQYEVLLARAIASPNLDF
- the accC gene encoding acetyl-CoA carboxylase biotin carboxylase subunit; protein product: MISKILIANRGEIALRVLRACKELGIATVAVHSTADSDAMHVRLADESVCIGPPPSRDSYLNIHQIVAACEITGADAVHPGYGFLSENAKFAEILEAHGITFIGPTAEHIRLMGDKITAKKTAEELGIPVVPGSDGEVKPENALEIARQIGFPVLIKATAGGGGRGMKVARTEAELEHAVATARSEAAAAFGNDAVYMEKFLGKPRHIEIQVVGDGEGNAIHLGERDCSLQRRHQKVWEEANSPALNVEQRMKIGQICADAMKKLKYRGAGTIEFLYENGEFYFIEMNTRLQVEHPITEAITGIDLVHEQIRVASGAGLSAKQEDIVFSGHAIECRINAEDPRTFVPSPGTITHFHAPGGLGVRVDSGAYQGYRIPPYYDSLIGKLIVHGRTRVECMMRLRRVLDEFVIDGIKTTLPLFQDLINNQDIANGDYDIHWLEHHLAATSA
- the accB gene encoding acetyl-CoA carboxylase biotin carboxyl carrier protein, whose translation is MAEKKPGIDQALIRDLANILNDTDLTEIEVEQDDLRIRVSRNGTPVAMPMQATPAYQVPPAIAAAQPAAAPHAAAAESGHNAKNAVTAPMVGTAYLAPAPGSRPFIEVGAAVKEGQTILIIEAMKTMNQIPAPRSGKVTEILVQDAAPVEYGEPLIVIE
- the aroQ gene encoding type II 3-dehydroquinate dehydratase, with the protein product MPSTIFVLNGPNLNALGKREPGIYGGKTLADIEAMCKEEAKLLGFEIDFRQSNHEGTLVDWLHEAGEKAVGVAINPAAYGHTSIAMHDAVRAITVPVVELHLSNIHAREEFRHKSMVAPAVKGVICGFGAQSYILALHALKNLTEKSK
- a CDS encoding DsbA family protein; amino-acid sequence: MTLKMKMIAAASLIALAAGVALPGPAAALDAKQKEELGAFIKEYLLANPEIMLEVQEALASKQRAKQQESAQAAIADNKKAIFNSAYDVALGNPDGDVTIVEFFDYNCGYCKRALSDMDDILAKDKNVRFVLKELPILGPDSLAAHKVSAAFRVIAPAKYGDFHRALLGAEERATEETAIAVAAKLGVTEAQLREKMDDGSYDASVREAYTLANELGITGTPSYVVGNEAVFGAVGAPEIEQKVANMRACGKTVC